A window of Methanocella sp. contains these coding sequences:
- a CDS encoding Coenzyme F420 hydrogenase/dehydrogenase, beta subunit C-terminal domain, producing MVNVKDMFYASAGSEAVCAAGECGGAVTALLTHALESKAVDAVVAMTRGADLYDGVPTVFTDPKEVIKSAGSLHCAPVAIGKFVVQYMNGARDKKIALPVKPCDARAILVMAKRGKVNRDNLLMIGVNCGGTVQPIAGREMIEKYYGVNPDDVVKEEIDRGKFIIVLKNGEHKEIKIDDLEDQGSGRRKNCQRCDVKIPTQADLACGNWGVVGPMAGKATFVEVCSAKGAKLMDSAIGAKAIAVSAPDPKGLELRAKTEQSMLKLAAKHQKKQFAAAADPAFWAEQFKKCIKCQGCTLNCPATFDMKLQPQAYEGKGDIPPSMNYHMARMGMVGGDCCNCGMCEDGCPVEIPLSLIYHEAARRIGQEIK from the coding sequence GAGCAAGGCCGTCGATGCGGTCGTCGCCATGACCAGGGGCGCCGACCTGTACGACGGCGTGCCGACGGTCTTCACCGACCCGAAGGAGGTCATCAAGTCGGCGGGCTCGCTGCACTGCGCGCCCGTCGCCATCGGCAAGTTCGTCGTACAGTACATGAACGGCGCGAGGGACAAAAAGATCGCGCTGCCCGTCAAACCGTGTGACGCCCGGGCGATACTCGTCATGGCCAAGCGCGGCAAGGTCAACAGGGACAACCTGCTGATGATCGGTGTCAACTGCGGTGGCACGGTCCAACCCATCGCAGGCCGCGAGATGATCGAGAAATACTATGGCGTTAACCCGGACGACGTTGTCAAGGAAGAGATCGACCGTGGCAAGTTCATCATCGTGCTGAAGAACGGCGAGCACAAGGAGATCAAGATCGACGACCTCGAGGACCAGGGCTCCGGTCGCCGGAAGAACTGCCAGCGCTGTGACGTAAAGATCCCCACCCAGGCGGACCTGGCGTGCGGCAACTGGGGCGTCGTCGGCCCCATGGCAGGTAAGGCGACGTTCGTGGAGGTCTGCAGCGCGAAAGGCGCAAAGCTGATGGACAGCGCCATAGGGGCGAAGGCCATCGCCGTCTCCGCCCCAGATCCGAAGGGCCTCGAGCTTCGCGCGAAGACGGAGCAGTCCATGCTCAAGCTGGCGGCCAAGCACCAGAAGAAGCAGTTCGCAGCCGCCGCGGACCCGGCGTTCTGGGCCGAACAGTTTAAGAAGTGCATCAAGTGCCAGGGCTGTACTTTGAATTGCCCCGCGACCTTCGACATGAAGCTCCAGCCCCAGGCCTACGAGGGCAAGGGCGATATCCCGCCGTCCATGAACTACCACATGGCCCGGATGGGCATGGTGGGCGGCGACTGCTGCAACTGCGGCATGTGCGAAGACGGCTGCCCCGTGGAGATCCCGCTGTCGCTGATATATCACGAGGCCGCAAGGCGGATCGGACAGGAGATCAAGTAA